TCTGCCTTTCAATTTTTAGCTAGGGGAATTCCCATTGTATATTACGGAGAAGAAATTGCGAGGAAAGAAGGTAGGATTTCCAATTTTTTTGGAAAAGATCCTATTGCAAAAATGAATCGTTTTGTTCCTCTATTTTTATCCAATTTACTCGGGATTTATATCAATCGAGACAATTGCCGTCTGCCTATGTTATGGGATGATAGTCCCCAAGCAGGATTCACAAAAGGAAAATCTTGGTTGCCTATTGGTAAATTCAAAACTTCAGATACTGTCAGTGAACAAAGGAAAGAGAAAGACTCTCTTTGGAATCATTACCGCTCTTTATTCCATCTCCGGAAAGGATCGAAGGTCATTGGAGAAGGAAGTTTGTTTACAAAATCCACAAGTGATTCTGAGGTTTTGTGTTTTGAAAGGGTTCTCGGAGAAAAGGTGGTTACTATTTATTTAAACTTCGGCGAGAAGGATAGGAAAGAATCCTTAGCAAAAGGTTGTAAGTTGTTGTATCAGTTTGGTGGAGCCTTGGTCCAAGCGGGAACCCTGCTGCTTCCTGCCCATTCGGGAGCGGTTTTTGAGTCTCGTTTAAAGAAGTAAATGCCCACTTAGGTTTAAAATTTTTAAGATTTTGAAAACTTGAGGATTTACATTGATCAGAAACAAACTGACTCCCTGTTTTCTATAGATCATTTTTTTATATAGAAGAAGTCCGAGTACGGACGAAGACACTTCTTCTACATTAGAAAAATCCAAGTAGAGGGAGGTGACTCCCTTTTGGAAGATGTTTGTCATGTCCTCTTCTAGGCTTGCCGCAGAGTAAAGATCCAATTGACTTTCTTCTATGCGATAACAATTTTCCTCTACCGTTTTTGTGACCATGTTGTCCCTCACAAATAGATAAACGGTAAAAGGAAAAAATACCTTAGGGTATAGAAGATAAAAAAAGAATCGAAATTTTTTTATAATTCGAATCTTTTCTTGGGAAACCCTAAAGTTTCATTATGGGTGGATGTGTGAATTTCTTCTTTTGGATCGAAATTGGAAAGAGTGTGATGACCTCCACTGGTTCC
This genomic stretch from Leptospira congkakensis harbors:
- a CDS encoding STAS domain-containing protein, producing the protein MVTKTVEENCYRIEESQLDLYSAASLEEDMTNIFQKGVTSLYLDFSNVEEVSSSVLGLLLYKKMIYRKQGVSLFLINVNPQVFKILKILNLSGHLLL